CattaatataaaacattactaaattcATAGACCCTGCCATgtttattggagccctgatgccacagtggttaagagcttgggagctaaccaaaaggtcagcagtttgaatctaccagctgctccttggaaaccctacaggtccaactatgagttggaatcaactcgacagcagcaggtttttggttttggtctagtTATatgagaggagctctggtggcacagtggttaagagctcagctgctaaccaaaagtcagcagttcgaatccaccagccactccttggaaaccctgtggggcagttctgctctgtcctgtagggtcactatgagttggcaacagctttggttttttagttttggcCATGTCTGTTACCTGACAGGAAACCCtgattgcatagtggttaagtgctgcagccgctaaccaaaaggtcattcagatctaccaggcgctccttggggcagttctactctgtcttacagggtcgctatgagttggaaccgactcgacagccacAGCTGTTACCTGACTTAGTTTTAGGTTCGGTTAAGCCTGTGTTTCCTCTATATacggaaatatattttaaagtagaCTGGTAATTAATTTTTGTCCCTAGAGCTCAAGATTTAGTATTATCTATAGGCTATAAACATACATTCTTAAAAAGCCAATTTTACTGACATTTGAAAACAGCCAGCTTATTTTTATTCTAGCCCAAATAACTGCTCACAGAATATTCACACATGCTGTCAAGGTGGTCTTATATCTAAACTCCTGAGTAAAGACTTTTATATCTTTTGAAGTTGAGCTCAGGAAAAGGAAATTAGAGTTCCCATGAGGAGTTAATTGGTTTCACCAAGTTACTTGCCCTTACTGACTGCTTTTTGTCAATGTCACCTCTGAATTTCTTGCTGGTTTCAGTCATTCCCTATAAAATGAATTTAGGACTTTCAGATTGACTTAAATTACCACTCCTTTATATCTTTGAGGTGTTTGGAAATGGTGATGGGAATGACTTTGAAAACTGTCTACTATCACTTTATTGATTTAAGAACCATTGTGTGGCTCTCACTCAAGGTAACCAGTTTAGTATCAGGGCAAAAGCATTTCATGTCTACGTAAACTAGAGGACAGTGAACTGAACCTTGTTTTTTGAATAATTTAGTGAGAGCTACTTCTCTAGCTCCGTACAGATTTTTGGACAGCCAGGTGACATGATATCATCTCTGTCTTCCAGGCCGTGGGACCCTGTCAGATGAGCATGCTGGAGTGATCTCTGTTCTAGCCCAGCAAGCAGCTAAGCTGACTTCTGACCCCACTGATATTCCTGTGGTGTGTCTAGAATCAGATAGCGGGTGAGTAGATGTCAACagattccttctttccttttttgttcaGAAAAATCCTGGGGAGACTGGAATGAGGTCTGCCTCGTGTTCATCAGTGATTCTTCACTCAAAGTCCTGGTAATGGCCTGAGTAGAGTAGATTTACTTTCTGAAGTACTTTGAAGGACTTTCTTGGACCACAGCGGCAGATAGATTAATCTCTAAAACTAATGTGCTTTCAGGCCACAAGGACCTTTAAATGAAGAGTAcaaattacagtgaaacctgtgagagccaaaacTTCACAGGACTGGCTTATTTTTTCTGGGTCTCtcaaattttctgcctttgacagggtgcagtcttactacttttctgtCGCTcgtttcagtggaaaatatttgagttttccttctctgacaggtttccaccttacacaggttcaggcttttacaggttttactgtataatgaACTATTGGGCTACCAAATAAAGACAGTAATAAAAAGCACAGTGGAAGGCTAATCAAAGAACAAAACTACTTCTGTAGGAGTAGAATATTCCTAATACTCTATAATATTCTATTCCTAATATACTAAAGATACTCTTAAGTGAGGGTCTTTGCAATCATATTAAGTGACAAAAGCAGAATACACAGTATGATCAGTTtcctaaaaagaggaaaaatgtttATATAGTATACATGCAGACAAAAAGAACTAGGGAAATATCAGTAGTGGTTGCCTCTGAGCAGTAGGATTATGGgattaatttcctttttatattttacacttttctgtattttccaaatatttttgctGTACAGATAAACAAGTATTGCATTTATAATTAGGAAAAATGATACTTTTTAACTgtgtgtagtccctgggtggtagaaacagttaacatgctcagctgctaactgacagtatggaggttcaggtccaccagaggcaccttggaagaaaagcctgacaatctacttccaaaagatcagccactgaaaacgctgtgaagtacagttctactctgacacacaggggtcgccatgagttagagtctactccatggcaacgggaaaaacaacaacaattttaaccTTACGTTGGCCCCCAGTTGGAACGTTCTACTGAGTATCTTCTGCTTTGTTTGCCTTTCAGGAACGTTATGATCCAGAAACATGATGGCATCACAGTGGCAGTGCACAAAATGGCCTCGTGACATCCCATATCAGGTCTCCAGCCTACCGCAGGGACTCGATTCTATCATGCTGATTATCTTACTGAACTATTAAAGTTCTAGTAGCTAGGCCATTCATATAATGTACATTGggcatttttctatttattttagagTAAGCTGTTTTTTGGCACTCTGAATTACCATATCAAAATATTGGTAAAAAAGGATCACGTTTTGAAGCAGCATGTCCAGGTTACTTTGTATATAGAATTTTGTTGTATTCAATAAATCTGGTTGGAGGAAAGTTGGGATCTTTCTGGATTCTGTAAACTatatcaaaaattttttttttttttttcaattgtcaaattgtattttttttttaaaaaaaggcttttGTTCCAACTACTTGCGTCTCATTCAGAAGTGTcttggttatttagtgctgctatatcagaaacaccacaagtgggtggctttaacagatttattttctcacagtctagggggctagaagtccaaattcaggacgccacctccaggggaagactttctgtctctgtcagttgtaaggtgaaggtccttgtcatcagtcttcccctggtctaggagcttctcggcgcaagtcccctgggtccaaaggacatgctccactcccagtgcttctttcttggtggcctgaggtccctttcctctctgcttgattctcttttattctcaaaagagattgactcaagataacaGCATAATCCTGTATATTGAGTCGtgcctgattaacataactgccactaattctgcctcatcacATAGGGAAATCGCATCAGATCCCAaactggtggacaatcacacaatactgggaatcgtggcctagccaagttgacacatatttttggggggcacaattcaatccataacacagagcTTCCTGAAATACCTGTATTTTCACAGGAATGTTCATTAATGTTTGAAAGACACCAAGCGTATTCCTACCTCTTAATAATAAAGTaatagctaataaaaaaaaaataataatattaagtaCTAATTGTGTGCCAGGGACTCAATTCTCATTAATAACTTTTCTGGTAATGAAAGTTAAGGCATTAGCAGCCTCACCATTTAAATTCGGGATTCCAACTGAAGAGCCTATCCTCTTAATCCCTAGACCACCACAGCAATAGGCATGTTTGaccagaaaaaaagcctttttaaCTGTTTGAAAGATTATCTTCTTTTCAGCCTTTTTTTCTCAGCAACAGAACTGTCGCAGGTACAAAAGACTTCATTTTGATAAATGTGAATGTTGCTCCTATTCTTTAACAATTTAATAATTGACAGTTTAAAAAAATCTAGAATTTatcatttattcaaaaattaaGCATCTACAAAGTGTAAGGTGCTATGTGAGAATAAAAAGATCTTGAATAAGACCCAACTCAGCCCTTGAGCTTGTACTTTAATAGAAGTAATATGCATGTATGTTGTCTTCACCAATACCtaccccttcaaaaaaaaaaaaaatccattgctgttgagtgaatcccaactcatggtgaccctataggacagagtagacctgcccaatagagtttccctATAGATtgagactgctgacctttggttatcagctgagcccttaaccactgtatcaccagggctccaccaataTCTGACATATatatgtttcttttattttttgtctccCCTACTAGGATATAAACTGTGTAAGAACAGGAGTTTT
This DNA window, taken from Elephas maximus indicus isolate mEleMax1 chromosome 3, mEleMax1 primary haplotype, whole genome shotgun sequence, encodes the following:
- the LAMTOR5 gene encoding ragulator complex protein LAMTOR5, with protein sequence METTLEQHLEDTMKNPSIVGVLCTDSQGLNLGCRGTLSDEHAGVISVLAQQAAKLTSDPTDIPVVCLESDSGNVMIQKHDGITVAVHKMAS